The following proteins are co-located in the Salvelinus namaycush isolate Seneca chromosome 31, SaNama_1.0, whole genome shotgun sequence genome:
- the LOC120026276 gene encoding molybdopterin synthase catalytic subunit, protein MAEAEGDPRDLVTLTHDKLSVDTVSDSVTCPSCGAISIFIGTTRNRFEGMKVVQLEYEAYIPMAESELRKIYTDIRARWPTVRHICVHHRLGVVPVTEASVIIGISSPHRGDSLEAVQYCIDTLKATVPIWKKEVYEADESCWKENKECQWTCQS, encoded by the exons ATGGCTGAGGCGGAAGGGGATCCCAGGGATCTCGTTACACTGACACATGACAAACTCTCGGTGGACACAGTGTCAGACTCTGTCACCTGCCCTTCCTGTGGAGCCATCTCCATCTTCATAG GGACGACGAGGAACCGTTTCGAAGGGATGAAAGTGGTGCAGCTGGAGTATGAAGCCTACATCCCCATGGCCGAATCAGAACTCAGGAAGATATACACTGACATCAGGGCAAGATGGCCGACTGTCAGGCACATCTGTGTTCATCATCGACTGGG GGTGGTGCCTGTGACGGAGGCCAGTGTGATCATCGGCATCTCGTCTCCTCACCGAGGGGACTCTCTGGAGGCAGTGCAGTACTGTATAGATACCCTGAAAGCCACCGTGCCCATATGGAAGAAG GAGGTGTATGAAGCTGACGAGTCCTGTTGGAAAGAGAACAAAGAGTGCCAGTGGACATGCCAGAGTTGA
- the LOC120026481 gene encoding follistatin-A-like encodes MFRMLQTPQLRQGVIALFMWFTHFMEDHKVQAGNCWLQQGKNGRCQVLYMSGMTREDCCRSGRLGTAWTEEDVPNSTLFRWMIFNGGAPNCIPCKETCDSVDCGPGKRCKMNKRNKPRCVCAPDCSNVTGQGSVCGSDGKSYRDECTMLRARCRNHPNLEVQYHGRCRKTCHGVRCPGSASCVVDQTNNAYCVTCNHQCPEVTSPDQYLCGNDGVVYASSCHLRRATCILGRSIGVAYEGKCVDAMSCEDIVCRGAKSCLWDEASGRGRCSVCDEACPESRQAESVCASDNNTYPSECSMRQAACAQQRLLEVKHSGSCNCLNQV; translated from the exons ATGTTTAGGATGCTACAAACACCGCAGCTCCGCCAAGGCGTGATTGCGCTTTTCATGTGGTTCACTCACTTTATGGAGGACCACAAAGTCCAGG CCGGTAACTGCTGGTTGCAGCAGGGTAAGAACGGCCGGTGCCAGGTGCTCTACATGTCCGGGATGACCCGGGAGGACTGCTGCCGGAGTGGTCGTCTGGGCACGGCATGGACCGAGGAAGACGTGCCCAACAGCACACTGTTCCGGTGGATGATCTTCAATGGAGGCGCGCCTAATTGCATACCTTGTAAAG AAACATGCGACAGCGTCGACTGTGGTCCTGGGAAGAGATGCAAGATGAACAAGAGGAACAAgcctaggtgtgtgtgtgctccagaCTGCTCCAACGTCACAGGGCAGGGGTCCGTCTGTGGGTCCGATGGAAAGTCCTACAGGGACGAGTGCACCATGCTCAGGGCCCGATGCCGAAACCATCCCAACCTGGAGGTCCAGTATCACGGGCGCTGCCGCA AGACATGTCATGGAGTCCGCTGTCCCGGTAGCGCGTCGTGTGTCGTGGACCAGACGAATAACGCCTACTGTGTGACATGTAACCACCAGTGTCCAGAAGTGACGTCACCAGACCAGTACCTGTGTGGGAACGATGGTGTTGTTTACGCCAGCTCCTGCCACCTGAGGAGAGCCACATGCATCTTGGGAAGGTCCATTGGTGTGGCCTACGAAGGGAAATGCGTTG ACGCCATGTCATGTGAGGACATTGTGTGTCGGGGAGCAAAGAGTTGTCTGTGGGATGAAGCGAGCGGCCGCGGACGCTGCTCCGTGTGTGACGAAGCGTGTCCAGAGAGTCGGCAAGCCGAGAGTGTGTGCGCCAGTGACAACAACACCTACCCCAGCGAGTGTTCCATGAGGCAGGCCGCCTGTGCTCAGCAGCGCCTCCTGGAGGTCAAACACTCAGGATCCTGCAACT GTTTAAACCAGGTTTAA